The following coding sequences are from one Triticum dicoccoides isolate Atlit2015 ecotype Zavitan chromosome 4A, WEW_v2.0, whole genome shotgun sequence window:
- the LOC119287599 gene encoding uncharacterized protein LOC119287599, whose translation MRRSGDAMDSSPYFCLDDLWESFREWSAYGAGVPLVLNGGDSVIQYYVPYLSAIQLYADPSRPVASTSSESSSETDAAQNGVLQSEDGDAFVSASFPIFEHLERDPPYGREPLTDKVSVLADRFPALKTFRSCDLLPSSWMSVAWYPIYRIPTGPTLKDLDACFLTFHCLATPSKDSHPTTPACPGFEGIGHCTTATGRLSLPAFGLASYKLRSSLWASNGAPEQESVTSLMQEADNWLRCVQVDHPDFRFFVSHFGATWR comes from the exons ATGCGGAGGAGTGGAGATGCCATGGATTCATCTCCTTACTTCTGCCTTGATGATCTCTGGGAGTCTTTCAGGGAGTGGAGTGCTTATGGGGCTGGTGTTCCCCTGGTGTTAAATGGCGGTGACTCCGTGATACAATATTATGTGCCATATCTCTCTGCTATCCAGCTGTATGCTGATCCATCTAGACCTGTTGCAAGTACCAG CAGTGAGAGTAGCAGTGAAACTGATGCTGCTCAAAATGGTGTCTTACAAAGTGAGGATGGCGATGCTTTTGTATCTGCAAGTTTTCCTATATTTGAGCATCTGGAGCGGGATCCTCCGTATGGAAGAGAGCCTTTAACAGACAAG GTATCAGTTCTTGCGGATAGATTTCCAGCTTTAAAGACATTCAGAAGCTGTGACTTGCTGCCATCCAGTTGGATGTCTGTTGCATG GTACCCCATATATAGAATCCCAACAGGACCGACGCTGAAGGACCTGGACGCGTGCTTCTTGACATTCCATTGCCTGGCAACACCTTCCAAGG ATAGCCATCCCACCACACCAGCATGCCCTGGCTTCGAGGGAATCGGCCACTGCACCACCGCAACGGGCAGGCTTTCCCTGCCCGCCTTCGGGCTGGCGTCCTACAAGCTCCGCAGCTCCTTGTGGGCGTCCAACGGCGCCCCGGAGCAGGAGAGCGTCACGTCGCTGATGCAGGAGGCGGACAACTGGCTCCGCTGCGTACAGGTGGACCACCCGGACTTCCGGTTCTTCGTCTCGCACTTTGGCGCGACGTGGAGATGA